The proteins below come from a single Sphingomicrobium sediminis genomic window:
- a CDS encoding DUF2062 domain-containing protein, with translation MGNNPGPLRRFLAKHAPTREELARSRWLKPVRRYIEAHEYWRFTRRSVPRAFFIGMFIGVFLMIPGTQMIGAALMCIPMRGNIPIAAALTWVSNPATTPVFLIGALEVGGFFGFETHLDQLYELYESDASIRQWFAWLFTDAAPGLIFGLFVIGLVLALVAYWVSLVGWRLWIGKRWRQRTD, from the coding sequence ATGGGTAACAATCCCGGTCCTCTTCGCCGTTTCCTCGCCAAGCACGCCCCGACGCGCGAGGAACTGGCGCGCTCGCGCTGGCTGAAGCCGGTGCGTCGCTATATCGAGGCTCACGAATATTGGCGCTTCACCCGCCGCAGCGTGCCGCGCGCCTTCTTCATCGGCATGTTCATTGGCGTCTTCCTGATGATACCGGGGACGCAGATGATCGGCGCGGCGCTGATGTGTATTCCGATGCGCGGCAATATCCCGATCGCCGCAGCGCTCACCTGGGTGAGCAATCCCGCGACCACGCCGGTCTTTCTGATCGGTGCACTCGAAGTCGGCGGCTTCTTCGGCTTCGAAACCCATCTCGACCAATTGTACGAGCTGTACGAAAGCGATGCGTCGATCCGGCAATGGTTTGCCTGGCTGTTCACCGATGCTGCGCCCGGTCTGATCTTCGGATTGTTCGTCATCGGACTGGTGTTGGCGCTTGTCGCATATTGGGTGTCGCTCGTCGGATGGCGTTTGTGGATTGGCAAACGCTGGCGTCAGCGCACGGATTGA
- the smpB gene encoding SsrA-binding protein SmpB, whose protein sequence is MSKAFNKVKVVADNRRAFYEYSVEERFEAGIALKGTEVKSLRNGEANIAESYVGVDEGEVWLVNAHIPEYSHGNRMNHDPRRRRKLLLHAREINKLFGAVNRQGMTIVPLSMYFNGEGKAKLEIALAKGKKAHDKRAAIKERDWKREQGRILRNHG, encoded by the coding sequence ATGAGCAAGGCCTTCAACAAGGTCAAGGTCGTCGCCGACAACCGGCGCGCCTTCTACGAATATAGCGTCGAGGAACGGTTCGAGGCGGGTATCGCGCTGAAGGGCACCGAAGTGAAATCGCTGCGCAATGGTGAGGCGAATATTGCCGAGAGCTATGTCGGTGTCGACGAAGGCGAGGTCTGGCTCGTCAACGCGCACATCCCCGAATATTCGCACGGCAATCGGATGAACCACGACCCGCGCCGCCGCCGCAAGCTCCTGCTCCATGCGCGCGAGATCAACAAGCTGTTCGGCGCCGTGAACCGGCAGGGCATGACGATCGTCCCGCTGTCCATGTATTTCAACGGCGAGGGCAAGGCGAAGCTGGAGATCGCGCTCGCCAAGGGCAAGAAGGCGCATGACAAGCGCGCTGCGATCAAGGAACGGGACTGGAAAAGAGAGCAGGGACGCATACTTAGGAACCATGGGTAA